Below is a genomic region from Xylophilus sp. GW821-FHT01B05.
TTGGCTTCGAACAACAGGATTTCCTGGTCCGGCAGTTGCAGGCCGGCTTCGTCCGGAACGACGTGCCAACGGCGGAAGGTCTCGTAGACACCGCTGTCCCGATCGATGGCGACACGGATGTCCACATCACCGGGGTAGAGCTTCTTGGTCGCCTGCGCCAGCGCGGATTCGACGGCGCCGAAGACGACGTCACGCTCCACGTTCTTTTCGCGCGAGATGGCTTCCACCAGCATCAGCAATTCGCGATTCATGCCACAACACTCCTATCCTGAACAGTCGCCGGCAGCCAGTCCCCAGGACTTCGGCCCGCCGCATTTATTAATGCGTGAAATTTTAAAAACAAGCAAGGATCCGTACTCACGCTGGCGAACTGCCGCGTGGCTTGCGTCCTTTGAAATCGATGAGCGGGGCCAGCCGGGCTTCCCGCAATTCGTCCAACGTGAAGCCCAGCGCCTGCAAGGGCGCCGGCACTCTCTTGCTGCTCACCCGCTGGCCGGGCTTGGCCTCGGGCTCGTCGCTCCAGACGATCTGCCAGCCCGCGCCTTCAACGCGCTCGAGCCGGCCACGAAACTTCTTGCGATTGGCGCTGACCTGGCCTGCGGCGGCTGCACCCATGGGCGCTTTCAGCGTCAGGTCGATCACCTCGCCCACGAAGCGCTCAAAGTCCTGCGCATGCCGCAGTGGGCGATCGATACCGGGCGAGGACACCTCAAGCCGCTTGTATTCGGCGCCGTCCACTTCCAGCGCAAACTGCAGCTGGCGCGTCACCTTCTCGCAGTCCTCCACCGTGACGAACTGCTCGGGCGCGGAGCCCTCGACTGGCGCAGTCCATGGCAGATCGATGGTGATGCGCAGCAGCCCGCCTGCGGAGCGTTCAATCTCCACAAGGTCATAACCCAAGCCGCTCACGATTTGTTCGACGATCTGCTGCAATGCCACGTTGATTCTGCTGCCGCCCAAAAGCAAAATCCGGCTGGCCTGTCGCTGCATGCACCGCGCGACAAAGCGTATCCGGATCGAAAAACGATCGACCAAAAAAAACGGGCGGTAAGTACCCGCCCGTTTGGTCGTGAAGTGCGTATTCTACTCTGCGATCGGCCCTTCTGGCAAGGTGGCAGCAGGAATCGCAGCCTGTATGCGCATCCATAGTGCCGCTTGGGCAGCATCCGGGGCCGCGAGCGGCGCCCCGCCCTGCTCCCGCAGGCTCTCCAGCAGGCGCTCCAGCACCCCTGGCTGCGGCAACAACGGGCCCAGAAATCGCACCGCAGCCCCCTGGGCCACCAGCAAGGTGGGGAAGGTTTCCACGTCAAGGTCGCCGACCAGCTCGGCCTCGTCCTCCACGTCCAGCCAGCGGAACTGCACGCCCGGATGGCGCTCGGCCAGCGCCTCGAAGGCGGGCCGGTATTCACGGCAGACGCCGCACCAGTCGGCACACAGGCACACCACCCACCATTGCGACATCGACACTCCCTGGCAAAAACCGAATGCTAGCGCAGCCGGCGCACGGCAAAGCCGTCCACTGGGTCGGCCCGGTTACCCCAGGCATTGCGAATAAAGGTGCTTACCGCCGCCACCTCGTCATCGTCAAGAACGTGCAGGAAAGGCGGCATGCCGAATGGGCGCGGATTGCCTGCCGTCTGGGCCTGAAAGCCGCCATTGAGCACGATCTGCACCACATTCACGGGGGAATCCAGCAAAACCGCGCGATTGCCGGCCAGTGCCGGGAACTGCCCGGCCCGGCCCTCGCCCCGGTCGCCATGGCATTGCGCGCACTGCTTGCTGTAGATGTTGCTGCCACGCGCCATGGCCTGGGCGTCGGCGGCCTTGGATACCGGCCTGTGGGCCTGCTCCTGCGGCAGCGCCCGCAGATACACCGCCATGGCACGCAGGTCGGGCCCGCTCAGGTACTGGGTGCTGTTACTGATCACCTCGGCCATCGGCCCCATGACAGAAGCACGTGGCGTCAGGCCGGTCTGCAACAGTTGCACCACCTCTTCCACCGGCCATTCGGCCAGGCCGGCCTCGTGCGGCGAATGCAGCGATGGCGCATACCAGTTCTGGCCTGCCATCAGGCCGCCGCCCAGCGGCTGCGCCGTGGAGCTGGCGCCCAGCGCATTGCGCGGGCTGTGGCAGGCGCTGCAGTGCGCCAGGCCCTGCACCAGGTAGGCGCCGCGGTTCCATTCCGCGGAACGGGCTGGCTCCGGCACGAAGCTGCCCGGCGTAAAGAACAATGCCCGCCACACCGCCATGGCCAGCGCGGTGTTGTAGGGAAAGCCGACGTCGTGCGGCTGGTTTCGCTGCGCCGAGGGCGGCACTGACTGCAGGTAGGCGTAGATGGCATCCGAATCCTCGCGCGTGACCTGGGTGTAGCTGGGATACGGAAATGCCGGGTAGAGCATGCGGCCGTCCCTTGCGCGGCCGTGGTGCATGGCGCGCCAGAACTCGGCGGCCGACCAGCGGCCGATGCCAGCCTCGGCATCCGAGGTGATGTTGGGGGTGTAGACGGTGCCAAAGGGCGTGGCCAAGGGCAGCCCGCCCGCAAAGGGTTGACTGCCCTGGGGCGTATGGCAGGCGATGCAGTCGCCCACCCGCGCCAGGTATTCGCCGCGCTGGATCTGCTGCGCGGTGGGCGCAAAAGCTGGTGCCGGCTGCGCCAGTGGCTCTTCACCACGACGGGCCAGCGCAAAGATGGCAGCAATAGCCAGGCCGGCGAGCACCGCCAGCACCAGCAAGGCGCCAAGAACACGGCGAGCAGAAGTGGATGCGATCAGCATGGCGTCGCCTAACCGCTCAACCCGCCGCACGGCACAGGCAGCGGCCCGGGCAATGCGGATGCTGGGGTGGTGTCAGCCGGCAAGGCTTGCGAAGACAGCCAGGTCGAGACGGCGCTGACATCAGCCGGCGTGAGCCGGACAGAAGTGCTGGCCATGCAGTCCGGCGCATGCGCCTTGCGCAGACCGTTCTTGAACGCCCCCAGTTGGGCATTGAGGTAATCGCGCGGCAGGCCCAGCAAGCCGGGAATGAAGGGCGCGACACCGGTCATGCGCTCGCCATGGCACTGCACGCAGGCCGGGATGCCCAGCGCCGCGTCGCCGCTGCGCACCAGTTGGCGGCCCCGCTCCAGCACTGCGGCCGGGGCGCCGGTGGTCTGCGGCGGCGGGTATGGCAGGTGCTGGCGCGAGAAATAGGCCGCCATCTCGCGCAGGTAATCGTCGTCCAGGTTACGCAGCAGATGGGCCATGGGCGCGTACTGCCGGCGCCCGTCGCGAAAATTGACCAGTTGATTGAACAGATAGCCTTCCGGCTTGCCAGCAATGCGCGGGAAGTAGCCGTGGTTGGTGGCCCGCCCCTCCGCACCATGGCAAGCGGTGCAAGCAGCAACGCGCGGCGCCATCGAGGCATCGGGCGCGGCTGCGGCTGCGGCTAGAGCCGGCAATGCCGCCAGTACGCACGCCGCAAAAGCAGCAGCTTGCAGGAAGGACATGGGGGGCGCTCTTGTTATGGAATGAACGTCGGACTTTAGTCCTGCCACGGCTCACGGCGCGCCCCCCGCGCCTGGACATATTGCCCCAGGCTGGTGCACAAACGCGGCTCAGGCCCCGCCGGCAG
It encodes:
- the rimP gene encoding ribosome maturation factor RimP gives rise to the protein MALQQIVEQIVSGLGYDLVEIERSAGGLLRITIDLPWTAPVEGSAPEQFVTVEDCEKVTRQLQFALEVDGAEYKRLEVSSPGIDRPLRHAQDFERFVGEVIDLTLKAPMGAAAAGQVSANRKKFRGRLERVEGAGWQIVWSDEPEAKPGQRVSSKRVPAPLQALGFTLDELREARLAPLIDFKGRKPRGSSPA
- a CDS encoding c-type cytochrome, coding for MLIASTSARRVLGALLVLAVLAGLAIAAIFALARRGEEPLAQPAPAFAPTAQQIQRGEYLARVGDCIACHTPQGSQPFAGGLPLATPFGTVYTPNITSDAEAGIGRWSAAEFWRAMHHGRARDGRMLYPAFPYPSYTQVTREDSDAIYAYLQSVPPSAQRNQPHDVGFPYNTALAMAVWRALFFTPGSFVPEPARSAEWNRGAYLVQGLAHCSACHSPRNALGASSTAQPLGGGLMAGQNWYAPSLHSPHEAGLAEWPVEEVVQLLQTGLTPRASVMGPMAEVISNSTQYLSGPDLRAMAVYLRALPQEQAHRPVSKAADAQAMARGSNIYSKQCAQCHGDRGEGRAGQFPALAGNRAVLLDSPVNVVQIVLNGGFQAQTAGNPRPFGMPPFLHVLDDDEVAAVSTFIRNAWGNRADPVDGFAVRRLR
- a CDS encoding c-type cytochrome translates to MSFLQAAAFAACVLAALPALAAAAAAPDASMAPRVAACTACHGAEGRATNHGYFPRIAGKPEGYLFNQLVNFRDGRRQYAPMAHLLRNLDDDYLREMAAYFSRQHLPYPPPQTTGAPAAVLERGRQLVRSGDAALGIPACVQCHGERMTGVAPFIPGLLGLPRDYLNAQLGAFKNGLRKAHAPDCMASTSVRLTPADVSAVSTWLSSQALPADTTPASALPGPLPVPCGGLSG
- a CDS encoding thioredoxin family protein, which gives rise to MSQWWVVCLCADWCGVCREYRPAFEALAERHPGVQFRWLDVEDEAELVGDLDVETFPTLLVAQGAAVRFLGPLLPQPGVLERLLESLREQGGAPLAAPDAAQAALWMRIQAAIPAATLPEGPIAE